In a single window of the Bacillota bacterium genome:
- a CDS encoding FAD-dependent oxidoreductase — NCGMPYYIGGVIKNEDDLLIQTPESFHARFNVDVRVNNEVLSVNSSEKTVKVLDHSKGKEYAENYDVLVLSPGAYPYRPPINGVDKAHVFTLRNLIDTKDIRSFINQHKPQSAVIIGGGYIGIEMAENLKESGIRISIVEASSHILKPLDEDMAHFVQRNIRSHEIGLYLNSKAGEITDNEVVLENGTHISADIVILSTGTNPETGFLKNSGINLGDRGEIIVNDRLETSVKGVYALGDASAVTNIVTGQKQIVPLASPVNKQARIAGDVICGKNAKYSGAQGTSIIKVFNLTAAVTGESEYSLKSSNLQYLKSYTVSTSIASYYPGAETMYIKLLFDSSGIVLGAQIVGGKGVDKRIDVLATAIRARMTIYDLQELELAYAPPYSSAKDPVNMAGFVAGNILEGMMKPFYPEDIDKIDKNGVLVDVRTPGEFSSGHIPGAVNIPVDNLRENLNSLDKSKNIYLYCRIAQRGYIAQRILEQDGYNTKNLAGGYLFYDAMVEDK; from the coding sequence AACTGCGGGATGCCATATTATATAGGCGGCGTGATCAAAAATGAGGACGATCTTCTCATTCAGACCCCGGAAAGCTTTCATGCGCGATTCAATGTTGATGTAAGGGTCAACAATGAAGTGCTTTCGGTAAACAGCTCTGAAAAAACAGTCAAAGTATTAGATCACTCTAAAGGCAAAGAATACGCAGAAAATTACGACGTATTGGTTCTTTCACCGGGTGCATATCCCTATCGCCCGCCTATTAACGGTGTCGATAAAGCACATGTTTTCACCCTTCGAAATCTGATTGATACGAAAGACATACGAAGCTTTATTAATCAGCATAAGCCTCAGTCTGCAGTCATCATCGGCGGTGGTTATATAGGGATCGAAATGGCAGAAAATCTTAAGGAATCAGGCATCAGAATAAGCATTGTTGAAGCCTCTTCACATATTCTAAAACCGCTTGATGAAGATATGGCTCATTTCGTCCAGAGGAATATCAGAAGCCACGAAATAGGACTCTATTTAAACTCTAAAGCCGGTGAAATAACAGATAATGAAGTCGTTTTGGAAAACGGCACACACATTTCGGCAGACATCGTCATTTTAAGCACCGGAACAAATCCCGAAACCGGCTTTCTTAAAAATAGTGGCATCAACCTTGGAGACCGCGGAGAAATTATTGTAAACGACAGGCTTGAAACCTCTGTTAAAGGCGTATATGCGCTCGGAGACGCTTCTGCTGTAACTAATATAGTTACAGGTCAAAAACAAATCGTGCCTCTCGCCTCCCCAGTTAACAAACAGGCACGGATAGCGGGCGATGTAATATGCGGGAAAAATGCAAAATATTCCGGCGCACAGGGGACATCCATTATAAAAGTATTTAACCTTACAGCCGCAGTTACAGGTGAAAGCGAGTATAGCCTTAAAAGCAGCAATTTACAATATCTCAAGTCATATACAGTAAGCACTTCAATTGCGAGTTATTATCCGGGTGCCGAAACAATGTATATAAAGCTGTTGTTTGATAGCAGCGGCATAGTGTTGGGCGCTCAGATCGTTGGAGGAAAAGGCGTCGACAAGCGCATTGACGTACTTGCAACAGCAATCAGAGCCCGTATGACTATTTATGACCTTCAGGAATTGGAGCTTGCTTACGCTCCACCCTATTCGTCTGCAAAAGACCCTGTAAATATGGCCGGATTTGTTGCGGGAAATATACTTGAGGGTATGATGAAGCCCTTTTATCCCGAGGATATCGATAAAATCGATAAAAACGGGGTGCTCGTTGACGTGAGAACACCAGGTGAATTTTCCAGTGGTCATATTCCCGGCGCGGTGAATATACCGGTGGATAATTTGAGAGAAAACTTGAACTCGCTTGATAAATCAAAAAACATTTATCTGTACTGTCGGATCGCACAGCGAGGTTATATAGCCCAGCGGATATTAGAGCAGGACGGATATAATACAAAAAATCTTGCCGGCGGCTATTTATTTTACGATGCAATGGTCGAAGACAAGTAA